The following is a genomic window from Theobroma cacao cultivar B97-61/B2 chromosome 10, Criollo_cocoa_genome_V2, whole genome shotgun sequence.
AATCGATTTTAAAAGGTCTTGCTGCTCAAATCATCAGGGCTTGTCAACAGTTTTTTTTATCTGTTCATAAGTTCATCCATAAACTGGTCCGGAGATGTACCCCTTCGAGCTTTCTCTACTCGCTGAGTGAAAGCTGCTGATTGACAAGTCCATCTATCAAGAGTTTAGTGAAGGCCATTAGATATGCATTAATACCACTTCGTAGCTATGTGGCCATTAGATATCCATTGATACCACTTCGTAGCTATGTGGTATCATTTGCACACAAGATGGGGTTGGTTCTGTCCGAGCATGCAGTTGGCATATGCTGTTGAAATATTTAACATAACATGTCAATCTCAATGGCCCGACATGGTACCTGTATGGCATGCAGATCTTTCCTCTGTTCATGTTGTTACCATTGCTAGTTATATGTCTCGCATTCCTAACCAAGCAGTTACCACAAAGAATCCTACTCCAAATTTAGCTTCATTGGCAAAATTTATGTCATTACAGTATTACAATCGCAagcaaatataaaatttttattactcTGAAGGAAACCATGTGGATCAAAAACTACCAAGCAGCAATAAACTGAAATTCTAATGAAAAACATCAAACTTTTTGTGTTTCTGTAATCAACAGGCTTCTCCGAAAAGGGTTGAATCTGTTCAGGGTTTTATCATAATCCAAAATTACAGCTCATCTTGACAATTGAAACTTTTGCGAGCTCCCAACTGTTCCAATCATAAGTTCTTAAGAGCAGAATCATGAGTTGCCTTCTGGGGTGTCAGTCTTGCCAACAATGCCTTGTTATGACAGTGTTCTTCATCAACAAAGTAGAAATTCCCATTGGCCTTAAATGTCACAAAGGGCCTGTTGGTCTCTGGTGGACGGATATCAGCAAACTTTATAGTTCGCGGAATATAAGTTGCCAACCATGACATCATCTCCACCTCAAAGCTGTCTGAACCAGGCTGCCACCTGATCTTGTGGATGTAAGGGCTTACAAACCAGTGAAGTACAGCAGTTGTTGTAGCACTGAAGAATATCACAGAGGACGCCACTGCACCTTTCAGAATAACATTCATATCTGGAGAAGTCATGAACGTTATTACAGGGCCCAATGATACCGAGAGGCAGCATGTTGAAAGAGAAAGCAGCTTTACTTTCTTGATGGTAGATGAAATTGGACCATTGTAAACAACCCCTCTGTCCTTCTCATCTTCCTCCTCTTCCCTGCCTTTACGAGGACCAATGCTGATTTTGTTGTCATTTTCAGTTGTTGTAGCTTGAGAACTCCACCTTTTCTGGACAGTGAAAATGCTCGTTGCAGAGTTGATGTTGGGCTTGGCATATTGGGTGTAGGACCATGTTGCCAACCTACAAGGATAACCTAGAGCAGTGGAAAGATCATTTACAGCAAAGTCAGATGCAATCCATTTTACTTACTTTGTGTTTTCTATTTTGTAATATAAGCAATATACCCAACAACATCTATACACAGATGATCAAGAGGAGAATAAGATATTGTAGGCTTCTAATATAATTACAGGCAGACAAAACATCTGTA
Proteins encoded in this region:
- the LOC18586355 gene encoding uncharacterized protein LOC18586355, yielding MARAALFHLLRSQSKQLISRNIHSGYPCRLATWSYTQYAKPNINSATSIFTVQKRWSSQATTTENDNKISIGPRKGREEEEDEKDRGVVYNGPISSTIKKVKLLSLSTCCLSVSLGPVITFMTSPDMNVILKGAVASSVIFFSATTTAVLHWFVSPYIHKIRWQPGSDSFEVEMMSWLATYIPRTIKFADIRPPETNRPFVTFKANGNFYFVDEEHCHNKALLARLTPQKATHDSALKNL